The Acidobacteriota bacterium DNA window AGGAAAAGAAAGTCATCCTTGACTCAATCCAGCCACTCTGAGGTATAATGAAAATTCAGCGTCACTTCGCTCCGACAGGTGGCCACTTTCAATCAGAATCAGTGGCCAGATTCATCGGAATATGCAATTAGTGAAGAAATGATGATACATAGGGAATACGATATTTATTTCTAATATATTTTAATACTCCAATTCTTTTCATGTTATCATTCATAAATACATTTTTTCCATATTTTTTTCTCAAAATTTTTATAATTTCCTGCTTTTTTTCCTCAGTAATTCTTTTCAATATTTCTTCTTCTATCTTTGAATCCACAGAATCCAAGCACTCAACAGTTTTAATATTTTGTTTTACATATTCTAAATCTTCAAGAACTTTTTTGTAATATTTTTTTAAATATTCTACTTCCACTGAGTTTATTTTTAAAAAATTTATAACCTCTTGTTCTATCAAAATAATCTTTTTTAATGGATTTCCTTTTGATAATCCAACTCTTTTTTCTCTATATCTTTCATATGCTTTATAAATGAATTTTTTTGAAGCAAAAAAAGAAAATCTCTTTCTCTTTTTGGCAATACTGAATTTTTCCCATGCGAAATCAATACCCTCATTTATAACCCTTGAAGGAATGTTTCTTTCAAAAAGTTCTCTCAATAAAACTACATCTCTTGCAGAAAAAAAGTAAGGTTTTCCACAAATTTCTTCTATCTTTCTACTTATCTGATTGAAATATTTTTTCAGCTTAACTATTTCTTTCATAAATAATTCTTAAACCTTCCAATGTTAGAAAAGGATCAACTATGTTGAAAATTTTCAATTTTCCAAATATCTCCTCTCCATAACCTCCGGTTAAAATTACATTTGCTTTAATCCCCAGTTCTTTTTTTATTTTTTTTATTATACCTTCCACAAGACTCTCGTATCCGAAGTATAGCCCTGATTGTATGCTTTCTATAGTTGTTTTTCCTACTACTTTTTCTGGTTTTTTTATCTCGACCTTGGGAAGTTTGGCTGTTCTATGAGCAAGCGCCTCTGAAGATATCTCAACTCCAGGAGCTATCACTCCTCCAAGATATTCTCCTTTTTCCAATATTATGTCAAAAGTGATTGCGGTACCGAAATCTACAATTATTGCAGGTCCACCATATTTATTAAAAGCTGCAACAGCATTCACTATTCTATCCTCTCCAACTTCATCTGGATTTTTATATAAAATTTTAATACCTGTGTTCAGTGCTCTTGAAACAACCATCGGCTTCTTTTTAAAAAACTTCTCTGCCATATTAACCATTATAGGAGTTAAAGGAGGAACCACGCTACAAATTACTATTCCTGATATATTTTTTTCAGAATAGCCTGAATTTTCTAAAAAATTTATCAACTGGATTCCATATTCATCCGAAGTTTTTCCTCTCTCTGTAAAAACTCTCCAATAAGATATAATTTTCTTTTTCTTAAAAATTCCTATTGTTATATTTGTATTTCCAACATCCAAAGCTAAAAGAATTTCATTTTTCAATTTTAACCAGCTCTCCTTCATATATTTCTTCCAATCCATCATCCACTTTTATTTTTAAATATCCAGTTTCACCATACCCCATGAAAATCCCATACAGAATTTTCTCTCCTGTTCTGATCTCTATTTTATCATCTTTTTTTAAATAGGAATAAAAGGATAGCTTTTCTAAGATTAAATTTTTTTTATTCTGAAAAAAATAAGAAAGCCACTTTGACAAATACCCAACCAAGCCAGTTCTAATTTCATCGAAATCTGGTTCTGTGCTGTACCCAATTTTTATTGAAATTGACTTATCTTTTATATCTTCTGGAAAATCTTCTAATCTATTCTTCAAGTTTATCCCAATTCCCAACACCACATATTCAACCATATCATTTTTTGTGGAGCTTTCTAATAAAATACCACCTAACTTTTTATCGAATAAAATAAGATCATTAGGCCATTTAACTTTTACTGAAAAACCATATTTTTCATTTAAAAAATCAGCGCATGACATTGCTGTTAAAAGAGATAGAATAGTTATATCCCTGCACTCCAGCAACGGTCTTAAAATCAAGGATAGATACAATCCTTTTTCCTTAGGGGAATGCCATTTTCTATCGAGCCTGCCTCTCCCCTCTGTCTGTTCAAGACATACAATACATGTTCCCTCAGGGTAACCCTTTTCAGCCCAAATTTTAGACAATCTATTACTCGATGTGCATTTTTCGAAAATGAAAGTTTTTTCTCCTAACTTTATCAATTTAAAATTTAGTGAGGGAATCTTCCAGCTTCTTTTTTAATCCAGTTAATTCTCTATATCTATTGTGGGTTTCGCTAATAATTTTCTGGGGTGCCTTTTCAATAAAATCTTTATTTTTCATCCTTTCCTCCAGAAGGAGCATTTCCCTATTAATTTTTTCAATCTCCTTTTTCAATCTTAACTTCTCTCCTTCTAAATCTTCAACTTCATGTAAAAAAATTCCCGCCTCGCTATATCGACAAGCACCTTTCAAAATTCTTTTATCCTCGGGAAAAATTGATACAAAATTGATTCCTTTTGCGTTTACAAGGAGTTGTATGTAATCAATATTTTTGTGAAGAATTTGATCTATCTCTTCTCCTGATGGTATGAAATAAACCTCTACTTTCTTCTGAGGAGGTATTCTATTTTCAACTCTTATCTTTCTTATTTCTTTCACAGTTTCAATTATCACATCCATCATTTCCTCAGCCTTTATGTCTTCAAATTCTTTTCTTTCTTTTGGATATTCTGAAACACATATGGATATTCCATGATTCGGAAGCTTTTGATAGATTTCTTCTGTAACGAATGGCATAAAGGGATGCAATAAATTTAATATATCCTTTAGAGTAAAAATTAAATTAGACAAACTCGTTATTTTTCTCTTCTTTAAATCCAGTTTTACCATTTCCACATACCAATCACAAAATTGATGCCAGATAAAATGATAAATCTCCTCACATGCTTCGTGAAACAAAAAATTTTCCAGACAATGATTTATCCGTTTAACTAAACCATTAAGCTTGCTCCTGATCCATTTATCCGGAAGAGTCAATTCTTCTTCCATAATTTTTAAATCTTCTCCCCTATAATTCATTAGTACAAATCTTGAAGCGTTCCATATTTTATTGACAAATGTTTTATAGCCAAAAATTTTTCCCTTTGATAAAGCTATATCCATCCCTGCCACTGTGGACGAGACAAGAGTAAACCTTAAGGCATCAACCCCAAATTCGTCGATGGCATCAATCGGATCTACTATGTTTCCTTTTGATTTAGACATTTTCTGCCCATGCTCATCCCTGATCAATCCATTTATGAATACTTTTCTGAAAGGAACTCCATTCA harbors:
- a CDS encoding biotin--[acetyl-CoA-carboxylase] ligase — protein: MIKLGEKTFIFEKCTSSNRLSKIWAEKGYPEGTCIVCLEQTEGRGRLDRKWHSPKEKGLYLSLILRPLLECRDITILSLLTAMSCADFLNEKYGFSVKVKWPNDLILFDKKLGGILLESSTKNDMVEYVVLGIGINLKNRLEDFPEDIKDKSISIKIGYSTEPDFDEIRTGLVGYLSKWLSYFFQNKKNLILEKLSFYSYLKKDDKIEIRTGEKILYGIFMGYGETGYLKIKVDDGLEEIYEGELVKIEK
- a CDS encoding type III pantothenate kinase gives rise to the protein MLLALDVGNTNITIGIFKKKKIISYWRVFTERGKTSDEYGIQLINFLENSGYSEKNISGIVICSVVPPLTPIMVNMAEKFFKKKPMVVSRALNTGIKILYKNPDEVGEDRIVNAVAAFNKYGGPAIIVDFGTAITFDIILEKGEYLGGVIAPGVEISSEALAHRTAKLPKVEIKKPEKVVGKTTIESIQSGLYFGYESLVEGIIKKIKKELGIKANVILTGGYGEEIFGKLKIFNIVDPFLTLEGLRIIYERNS